In the genome of Triplophysa dalaica isolate WHDGS20190420 chromosome 17, ASM1584641v1, whole genome shotgun sequence, the window TGTGCCTGGTGTTATTCACCCAACTTTACTGCTTACCAAAACTGCGTTTACAGTTCTGTCCCGCTGGCAACTTAAAAACAGTAACTATGCTTTTAATTTCCGAAAGCCCAAAACTATCACACCCTTGTGATTCTTAGATCCTGACAAATGCTGTTCAAACGGACACATTTTACTGCAAGTGAATGTCTATGTTCAGCAGGAGTCCTATAGCCTTTTAGTGCTATGAACACATATAATACTCAGTTTACATCTTAGGGtgtattaacatttataatgtcaagtttttttattaggTAAAATGGTGAAATGAACAgctcagctttcctgtagctcaaccaGCATGACATGTCCATTTAATTCACaggaaaaatgtaaagcatGAATGCACATATGGATACATAACATTTGCCTAatgcattaatatatatatatatatatatatatatatatatatacagtatatatatctACACacctttcagatttttttttcaccaaaaccgttttcagaggtttacacctttcacctgactttaaatgaatggtgttgacttagtgggcagcactgaatgtttctatctattgtaatagttgtgtatgagtctcttgattgtcctcaatgtaaaaataggaatctcaacatcatacagttactgctggacaggAGTAAAGTATCTCGAAATGctgaaaagcaaagattgtggaggacctggatAATTTTTCtgaagatcagtggacagtctaatgactcatgacaaacaagaaccccttaaacaactatgactaaacataaaaactgtcattgattgcaAGAATCAGTGGCGCGTAAACTTTTGCCCTgggctatttttagaaattctgttattattctttagtgtgaactatatgttaacatttctttagtgaaataacttgctcagggcaggacaacattaaaaataaaccttcattttcaaaatcttcttctttttccaaaattttcagcttttttcagattctgcaaggggtgtgtaaacttttgagcataactgtatatactgtatatgtagtTATATTGTAGTTTTTTGCGTGTCATTTTCATACAAAAACGTATAGCTTAACTTCTTTGAATGAAGAGTTTGAAGGTAACTTCCCTAACACTTCTTCTTTTCCGTATGGTTTATTGAGAACTCCTTAACATTTCCTGTAGTCTGCATGGCGTAGGACATTCCAATGCAAGATATGTTTTTTCCTTCCTGTATAAATTCACACTAAACATTTTGCTACCTGCCTTCCCACTGCTGCTTTTAAAgcctaaaacaacatttttgttacaGTAGGCAAGACATTTTAAGTTTGCTTAAACTTATTAAGCTTGAGAAAACGTTATTTCAGAAAACTTCTACTGATGTATAAGAATTACAGCCTTTCTAAAAACAAAGCTGTTGTGTTTATTGCAGGGCTGCATGTGGATATCTTGTGTGGTCCACCTAAGTGTGGGCAGTACAAGCATAGAGCTGAACCCTGTGTGAGCAGCTGCACCTGTAGTGCGGAGTCTGGGGACTCAGCAGCTGGGCGTGGAGTCATGGGGGAAGATGGCAAACAAATGAAGGTtgttcccttcagctctattttgtacaataaacataatattttcaataataaagCGTACCGGAATCGTGGGTAATGTAAAAATCAGATCAAGATTCATTTAGGTGAAGGCATCTGAGACAGACATAGGTTTAGGGAACCTGACCAGATGATGCTCCAGGCAGTTTTTCATTTCCTAGGTACAGGCTCCCTCTTATGGTCATTAACGGCAGAACTttagaaaatatgtttaaagttcaAAACTCTTCTGATGATAGCAATTGTAGAGTTAATTTGAAGGAAAAAAACCTTTCAATTACAACACTATCAAGATAACATTTATcaagatcatttttttattaattcacttCAAATTGGTTATACAGAAATACAagacaaaatcttttttttttaattattgtaaaagCAAAGGAATAATTGTATTGGAATTagaaacatttgaaagataAAGGACTGCTGGAAGCTGACAGAAAGCAGGgcaatgttcaaatgtttatttaacttaaacaaaaataaatgtcttggACAATTCTTCAGTTGACTCCTTTAATTCTTCACTTTTTTCCACAAAGCGAGTAAAGGAGCTCGATCTGTTCTGCATACTCGAAACCTGGGCTAAGAAGGGGGCCAAATAAAAGACATTATTCATTGTTGCAGTTACACCATCATAATTCACAGAACATTTTCCATCCTCAACCTTACCGACCAGGTGTTTCTAAAATCAGAGGGATATTATCCAGTCGAGGCTCATTTACAGTTTCTCGGAAAGCAGTAATGCCTATTTGGCCGCGGCCAATGTCTTCATGCCGGTCCAGATGGCAGCCTAATTTTCCttcagaaaaataacagaagaaacaaTGTTGATTCAAGTTACTTTTGATTCAGGTTGAGGCCAGTAGAAACATTTGTAGCATAATGTTGATTCCAAATACAAGTCATTATACAACCAATAACAGCAATATTGATCATGttacatgtgtgtttatgttattggttcaaaataaaataatacctTTAGAGTCATTTAGATGAAGTGCTTTCAAATAATTCAACCCAACCACTCGGTCAAATTCATCAAGCATGTTCTTCACACCTCCTTCTGGTGAAATGTCATAGCCTTCAGAGAACAGtttcaaattaacattttaaagtaacaTCTTCCACTTAGAAAcccaaaatatgttttcaatcaGTTACTGCTACTAGAGGTACTAAAGGGTACCTGCTGCAAAAGCATGACAAGTGTCCAGACACACTCCAACACGTGTCTTATCTCGCACTCTGTCTATTATGGTTTTCAGTTCACTGAACTGTCCACCAACAGTGCTGCCTTGACAACTCATGTTTTCAAGCACTATAGAGGGAACAAAAGAATGTTTAACACATGTCAGGGTGAGGTAACACAATGAACGCACACAACCACAGTGATGTTCAGAAGCATTAAACATCAGAATTGCCTCTAGTTGACCTGTAATGACGGCAGGGGTTTGCTGGTGTGCGTGGTTAATTGCTTGGGCAATTTTCTCCATGCATTTCTCAGGTCTGGAGTCAATAGCAGCCCCAGGGTGGAAGTTAAACTGACTGAGGCCCAGTGCACTACATCGACTCAGCTCATCCACAAGCATGGCCTGGCTCTTACTGAACACATCTGCAACGCAAGACATGACATTCTTAAATACAAGCAATGTTTACATACAAATAAAGTTGTTTTCGACGGTTTTAGATCCGTAACGTTTTATATCATTTCAACATAGCATCCTCTCTCTCAGGTATTACAGTTAGCGCATTAACTCTACTGTACCTTCTTTGGGAGAACCGCAGTTCATCAAATAAGATCCATGTGGCAGGATCTGTATCGGATCAAATCCATGTAGAGCACAGGCTTCTTGAAATTTGACTGCAGCAGCTGGATCAAGGGCAGGTCTGGTCCAGGAGCGCTGGGAGCCCATGAAAAGGGCAAATGCATGACCTCCTATGGCTACACTTGCTTCAACTGCTTTCCATATTCCTCCTTTATAATGTTTGGACATTTGAAACATGTCCAACAAAAAACACTTAATTCAAAAATCTGCACATTCACTAACCTGATATTGAGACGTGAGCTCCTATGTATTTTTTCATCCCCTTTATCTTCCTTTTCAATGGCTTTTCTTCGCTAATGCTGCCATCTGATGGTTCTGTGTCAGGACGTTCATGCTCCTTTATTGCAGTTTCATTCTCCACCTTTATTTTCTTTGCTCCTTTTCTTCGTGAGGCCATATTTTTCTGagttaaagtccccgtgaactggAAGGTGCGATCTTTGTTAGTTCTGTATTCGGACACATTTTCGAgggaaaaggaatttcaaaggagaaaattagtgggcaTGGCTTGAGTTTTTCAgagcaaattgattggatgtgtaaaaacaagtgttgcattgatttgaaataaaactggcagcagactgacagttgaaggggaggatttacgtcaattcagatggatagtcatttcagggcggaagtgcattttcagatcttaactgaagattatgggATTAcaagaattttaaaaagagaatgacccaaaTTGATAAGACTTTTactataaacactgcaatatttcacgAGAAAATAAGAGTTGTCATTTtcaatttcactgggactttaacaatGAATATTTTGTTAGATTTCTTTGTTAAACAGCATGTCAAACATGGGTATGTCGTCTGTTGTAAATGAATGGTTATGAAAGCAGCAATGCCAAACCTATGAAGCCTTAATATTCTGTAATGGTGTGCACCTTGAAGatttttgaaataaatcatgtttatatttttaaacacaataatagACGGGTGACTGTATTTGAACATATActtgtatatatattatttggACTGGTCTTTTATGATCTGTCATTGCATCTGATgtggacatttaaataaaatgcataccGGAGTTGATACAAAGACttcataaataatatatgttaaaTTTGACGTGATAAGATAAGGTTGCACGaaaatgtgaacatttaaaAGAGACAACTTACGTCTTTGTTACCTCCAATTAATGAGTTATTGGACTTTTAATATTGAAGGTCAAAAATCTGCCTCGACTGCCCCCCTTCCGTCAGATCTGTCCAGACACACATTCATA includes:
- the si:ch211-141o9.10 gene encoding probable endonuclease 4 isoform X3, with the translated sequence MASRRKGAKKIKVENETAIKEHERPDTEPSDGSISEEKPLKRKIKGMKKYIGAHVSISGGIWKAVEASVAIGGHAFALFMGSQRSWTRPALDPAAAVKFQEACALHGFDPIQILPHGSYLMNCGSPKEDVFSKSQAMLVDELSRCSALGLSQFNFHPGAAIDSRPEKCMEKIAQAINHAHQQTPAVITVLENMSCQGSTVGGQFSELKTIIDRVRDKTRVGVCLDTCHAFAAGYDISPEGGVKNMLDEFDRVVGLNYLKALHLNDSKGKLGCHLDRHEDIGRGQIGITAFRETVNEPRLDNIPLILETPAQVSSMQNRSSSFTRFVEKSEELKESTEELSKTFIFV
- the si:ch211-141o9.10 gene encoding probable endonuclease 4 isoform X1 — protein: MRTNKDRTFQFTGTLTQKNMASRRKGAKKIKVENETAIKEHERPDTEPSDGSISEEKPLKRKIKGMKKYIGAHVSISGGIWKAVEASVAIGGHAFALFMGSQRSWTRPALDPAAAVKFQEACALHGFDPIQILPHGSYLMNCGSPKEDVFSKSQAMLVDELSRCSALGLSQFNFHPGAAIDSRPEKCMEKIAQAINHAHQQTPAVITVLENMSCQGSTVGGQFSELKTIIDRVRDKTRVGVCLDTCHAFAAGYDISPEGGVKNMLDEFDRVVGLNYLKALHLNDSKGKLGCHLDRHEDIGRGQIGITAFRETVNEPRLDNIPLILETPAQVSSMQNRSSSFTRFVEKSEELKESTEELSKTFIFV
- the si:ch211-141o9.10 gene encoding probable endonuclease 4 isoform X2, encoding MRTNKDRTFQFTGTLTQKNMASRRKGAKKIKVENETAIKEHERPDTEPSDGSISEEKPLKRKIKGMKKYIGAHVSISGGIWKAVEASVAIGGHAFALFMGSQRSWTRPALDPAAAVKFQEACALHGFDPIQILPHGSYLMNCGSPKEDVFSKSQAMLVDELSRCSALGLSQFNFHPGAAIDSRPEKCMEKIAQAINHAHQQTPAVITVLENMSCQGSTVGGQFSELKTIIDRVRDKTRVGVCLDTCHAFAAGYDISPEGGVKNMLDEFDRVVGLNYLKALHLNDSKGKLGCHLDRHEDIGRGQIGITAFRETVNEPRLDNIPLILETPGRPGFEYAEQIELLYSLCGKK